In Helicobacter pylori, a single genomic region encodes these proteins:
- the lysS gene encoding lysine--tRNA ligase has product MFSNQYIQQRIHKANSLREEGKNPYQNGLKRSLTNAAFLEKYAYVKDLEEPKDKEKCESVVGRVKLLRLMGKACFIKIEDESAILQAYVSQNELNDEFKSLKKHLEVGDIVLVKGFPFATKTGELSVHALEFHILSKTIVPLPEKFHGLSDIELRYRQRYLDLIVNPGVKDVFKKRSLIVSSVRKFFEMEGFLEVETPMMHPIPGGANARPFITYHNALEVERYLRIAPELYLKRLIVGGFEAVFEINRNFRNEGMDHSHNPEFTMIEFYWAYHTYEDLIELSKRLFDYLLKTLNLDSKIIYNDMEVDFNQTSVISYLDALETIGGISKDILEKEDRLLAYLLEQGIKVEPNLTHGKLLAEAFDHFVEHQLINPTFVTQYPIEISPLARRNDSNPNIADRFELFIAGKEIANGFSELNDPLDQLERFKNQVAEKEKGDEEAQYMDEDYVWALAHGMPPTAGQGIGIDRLVMLLTGAKSIKDVILFPAMRPVKNDFNIESKE; this is encoded by the coding sequence ATGTTTTCTAACCAATACATCCAACAACGCATCCATAAAGCCAATAGCTTGAGAGAAGAAGGGAAAAACCCTTATCAAAATGGCTTGAAACGAAGCCTCACCAACGCCGCTTTTTTAGAAAAATACGCTTATGTTAAGGATTTAGAAGAGCCTAAAGACAAAGAAAAATGCGAGAGCGTTGTAGGGAGGGTCAAGCTCTTGCGTTTAATGGGTAAGGCATGTTTTATTAAAATTGAAGATGAAAGCGCGATTTTACAAGCTTATGTTTCGCAAAATGAATTGAACGATGAGTTTAAAAGCTTGAAAAAGCATTTAGAAGTGGGCGATATTGTGTTGGTGAAAGGCTTCCCTTTTGCTACCAAAACCGGTGAATTGAGCGTTCATGCCCTAGAATTTCATATTTTAAGCAAAACCATTGTGCCTTTACCTGAAAAGTTTCATGGATTAAGCGATATAGAATTGCGTTACCGCCAGCGCTACTTGGATTTGATCGTCAATCCTGGCGTTAAAGATGTGTTTAAAAAACGCAGTTTGATTGTCTCTAGCGTGCGGAAATTTTTTGAAATGGAAGGGTTTTTAGAAGTGGAAACCCCCATGATGCACCCCATTCCTGGCGGGGCGAACGCAAGGCCTTTTATCACTTACCATAACGCTTTGGAGGTGGAGAGGTATTTGAGAATCGCCCCAGAATTATACCTCAAACGCTTGATTGTAGGGGGGTTTGAAGCGGTGTTTGAAATCAATCGTAATTTCAGGAATGAGGGCATGGATCACAGCCATAACCCCGAATTCACGATGATTGAATTTTATTGGGCGTATCACACTTATGAAGATTTGATTGAACTCAGTAAGAGATTGTTTGACTACTTGCTAAAGACTTTAAATTTAGATTCAAAAATCATTTATAACGATATGGAAGTGGATTTCAACCAAACGAGCGTGATTTCCTATTTGGACGCTTTAGAGACAATAGGGGGCATTAGTAAGGATATTTTGGAAAAAGAAGACAGGCTTTTGGCTTATTTGTTAGAGCAAGGCATCAAAGTAGAGCCCAATCTCACTCATGGCAAATTGCTCGCTGAAGCGTTTGATCATTTTGTAGAGCACCAACTCATTAACCCCACTTTTGTAACCCAATACCCTATTGAAATTAGTCCCTTAGCCAGACGCAACGATAGTAACCCTAATATTGCTGACAGGTTTGAATTGTTCATTGCAGGGAAAGAAATCGCTAATGGCTTTAGCGAGTTGAACGACCCTTTAGATCAATTAGAACGCTTTAAAAATCAAGTGGCTGAAAAAGAAAAAGGCGATGAAGAAGCCCAATACATGGATGAAGATTACGTGTGGGCCCTAGCCCATGGAATGCCCCCCACTGCAGGGCAAGGCATAGGCATTGACCGATTAGTGATGCTACTCACTGGAGCTAAAAGCATTAAAGATGTGATTTTATTCCCAGCGATGCGTCCTGTTAAAAACGATTTTAATATTGAGAGTAAAGAATAA